Proteins from a genomic interval of Kitasatospora herbaricolor:
- a CDS encoding penicillin acylase family protein, giving the protein MPRSKKFRRARLIVLALAVLLVAGVGYGGYRGVAAVRASFPDVNGSVKVPGLSAPVDVERDANGIPQLYADTPVDLFRAQGYVQAQDRFWEMDVRRHITSGRLSEMFGAGQVETDTFLRTMGWRQVAQKEYDTLLEPETKKYLDAYADGVNAWLAEHPGGESASLEYALLGVANGDYKPEKWTPVDSVAWLKAMAWNLSGNLQEEIDRSLLSQDFSADKIAQLYPDYPYARNGTIVKTGTVSGDTYKPADGSTPPPAAPAAPAAQGAVATQALLKDVSDRIDAMPQLLGRQGQGIGSNSWVVAGSHTTTGKPLLANDPHLGPGMPSVWYQMGLHCRAVSAACAYDTAGFTFAGMPGVVIGHNTNISWGFTNLGADVTDLFLEKVTAPDSYQVDGKEVKFELRKETIKVAGGEDRTITVRTTQSGAPLISDASSEQRKVGTYAPNGNAAPDRGTTGYGVALQWTALTPGKTMDAVFKLDRATGWDDFRGAAKDFAVPAQNLIYADTKNNIGYQAPGNIPVRGTGDGSYPSLGWDSAYGWKGSIPFATLPWSFNPAAGYIVTANQAVVDPSYKPLLTKDWEYGTRAKEITDQIESKLKNGGKISPDDMQSVQLDNTSVMAQTLVPMLLKVQIDDPYVREAQDLLKDWNFHQDADSAAAAYYNSVWRQLLSLAFGQKFPAGLRAEDNCLLVHAPTDPTKPDTTTTIVTECGTRDPGKAQPDGGDRWMEVVRQQLTQPDSDWWTYIDADHHEQKGMNNLLAEALKDARQDLTSRLSKDISTWSWGRLHTLTLREQTMGTDDSSIASGLVHKMLNRGPYELSGGTAAVDAAGWNAAAGYQVDWIPSMRMVVDLSDFDASHWINVGGASGHAFHQNYNDQTALWAKGQLLPWAYSKDAVAKATRNKLVLTTG; this is encoded by the coding sequence ATGCCCCGCTCGAAGAAGTTCCGGCGCGCCCGTCTGATCGTGCTCGCGCTGGCCGTGCTCCTGGTGGCCGGAGTCGGTTACGGCGGCTACCGGGGGGTGGCCGCGGTCCGCGCGTCCTTCCCCGACGTCAACGGCAGCGTCAAGGTGCCGGGGCTCTCCGCGCCGGTGGACGTCGAACGGGACGCCAACGGCATCCCCCAGCTCTACGCCGACACCCCCGTCGACCTCTTCCGCGCCCAGGGCTACGTGCAGGCCCAGGACCGGTTCTGGGAGATGGACGTCCGACGGCACATCACCTCCGGACGGCTCTCCGAGATGTTCGGCGCCGGCCAGGTCGAGACGGACACCTTCCTGCGCACCATGGGCTGGCGCCAGGTCGCGCAGAAGGAGTACGACACCCTGCTGGAGCCGGAGACCAAGAAGTACCTGGACGCCTACGCGGACGGCGTGAACGCCTGGCTCGCCGAGCACCCGGGCGGCGAGAGCGCCTCCCTGGAGTACGCCCTGCTCGGCGTCGCCAACGGCGACTACAAGCCGGAGAAGTGGACGCCGGTCGACTCGGTGGCCTGGCTCAAGGCGATGGCCTGGAACCTCTCCGGCAACCTGCAGGAGGAGATCGACCGCTCCCTGCTCAGCCAGGACTTCAGCGCCGACAAGATCGCCCAGCTCTACCCGGACTACCCGTACGCCCGCAACGGCACCATCGTGAAGACCGGCACCGTCAGCGGCGACACCTACAAGCCGGCCGACGGCTCCACGCCGCCGCCCGCCGCCCCGGCCGCCCCCGCCGCACAGGGCGCGGTCGCCACCCAGGCCCTGCTCAAGGACGTCTCCGACCGGATCGACGCCATGCCGCAGCTGCTCGGCCGGCAGGGCCAGGGCATCGGCTCCAACTCCTGGGTGGTCGCCGGCAGCCACACGACCACCGGCAAGCCGCTGCTCGCCAACGACCCGCACCTCGGCCCCGGGATGCCCTCGGTCTGGTACCAGATGGGGCTGCACTGCCGCGCCGTCTCGGCCGCCTGCGCCTACGACACCGCCGGGTTCACCTTCGCGGGCATGCCGGGCGTGGTCATCGGCCACAACACCAACATCTCCTGGGGCTTCACCAACCTCGGCGCCGACGTGACCGACCTCTTCCTGGAGAAGGTCACCGCCCCCGACAGCTACCAGGTGGACGGCAAGGAGGTGAAGTTCGAGCTGCGCAAGGAGACCATCAAGGTCGCCGGCGGCGAGGACCGCACCATCACCGTCCGCACCACCCAGAGCGGCGCGCCGCTGATCTCCGACGCCAGCTCCGAGCAGCGCAAGGTCGGCACCTACGCCCCCAACGGCAACGCCGCCCCGGACCGCGGCACCACCGGCTACGGCGTCGCCCTGCAGTGGACGGCGCTCACCCCCGGCAAGACCATGGACGCCGTCTTCAAGCTGGACCGCGCCACCGGCTGGGACGACTTCCGCGGCGCGGCCAAGGACTTCGCCGTCCCGGCGCAGAACCTCATCTACGCGGACACCAAGAACAACATCGGCTACCAGGCGCCGGGCAACATCCCGGTCCGCGGCACCGGCGACGGCAGCTACCCCTCGCTCGGCTGGGACTCCGCGTACGGCTGGAAGGGCTCGATCCCCTTCGCCACCCTGCCCTGGAGCTTCAACCCGGCGGCCGGCTACATCGTCACCGCCAACCAGGCCGTGGTCGACCCGTCCTACAAGCCCCTGCTGACCAAGGACTGGGAGTACGGCACCCGGGCCAAGGAGATCACCGACCAGATCGAGTCCAAGCTGAAGAACGGCGGCAAGATCTCCCCGGACGACATGCAGTCCGTCCAGCTGGACAACACCAGCGTGATGGCCCAGACGCTGGTCCCGATGCTGCTCAAGGTGCAGATCGACGACCCGTACGTGCGCGAGGCCCAGGACCTGCTCAAGGACTGGAACTTCCACCAGGACGCCGACTCGGCCGCCGCCGCCTACTACAACAGCGTCTGGCGCCAGCTGCTCAGCCTCGCCTTCGGCCAGAAGTTCCCGGCCGGCCTGCGGGCCGAGGACAACTGCCTGCTCGTGCACGCGCCGACCGACCCGACCAAGCCCGACACCACCACCACCATCGTCACCGAGTGCGGCACCCGGGACCCGGGCAAGGCCCAGCCCGACGGCGGCGACCGCTGGATGGAGGTCGTCCGCCAGCAGCTCACCCAGCCCGACAGCGACTGGTGGACCTACATCGACGCCGACCACCACGAGCAGAAGGGCATGAACAACCTGCTCGCGGAGGCGCTGAAGGACGCCCGCCAGGACCTCACCTCGCGGCTCAGCAAGGACATCTCCACCTGGAGCTGGGGCCGTCTGCACACGCTGACCCTGCGCGAGCAGACGATGGGCACCGACGATTCGTCGATCGCCTCCGGCCTGGTCCACAAGATGCTCAACCGCGGCCCGTACGAGCTCTCCGGCGGCACCGCCGCGGTCGACGCGGCCGGCTGGAACGCGGCCGCCGGCTACCAGGTCGACTGGATCCCCTCGATGCGCATGGTGGTCGACCTGAGCGACTTCGACGCCTCGCACTGGATCAACGTCGGCGGCGCCTCCGGCCACGCCTTCCACCAGAACTACAACGACCAGACCGCCCTCTGGGCCAAGGGGCAGCTGCTGCCCTGGGCCTACTCCAAGGACGCGGTCGCCAAGGCGACCAGGAACAAGCTGGTGCTCACCACCGGCTGA